In the genome of Tachysurus vachellii isolate PV-2020 chromosome 9, HZAU_Pvac_v1, whole genome shotgun sequence, one region contains:
- the LOC132851576 gene encoding cytochrome c oxidase subunit 5A, mitochondrial-like: MFSAVIRVSAAGIRSLARAGPQCTAPLASRCYSHAKAETDEEFDARWVTYFSKPNLDDWELRKGVNTLIGYDLVPEPKILDSALRACRRLNDLASAVRILEAVKDKSGPHKEIYPYMIQELRPTLMELGISTPEELGIDKA, translated from the exons ATGTTTTCTGCCGTTATCCGTGTTTCTGCGGCCGGCATCAGGAGTTTAGCTCGAGCAGGTCCTCAGTGCACAg CCCCTCTGGCCTCCCGATGCTACTCTCATGCCAAAGCGGAGACAGATGAGGAGTTTGATGCTCGCTGGGTCACTTACTTCAGCAAGCCCAACCTTGATGACTGGGAACTTAGGAAAG GTGTGAACACTCTGATCGGCTATGACCTGGTCCCTGAACCAAAGATTCTTGACTCTGCACTGAGAGCCTGCAGAAGGCTGAATGACTTGGCCAGTGCGGTCCGCATCTTAGAAgcagtgaag GATAAATCTGGACCACATAAAGAGATCTATCCATACATGATTCAAGAGCTTCGCCCCACCCTTATGGAGCTGGGCATCTCGACCCCTGAGGAACTTGGCATTGATAAAGCCTAA
- the LOC132851575 gene encoding uncharacterized protein LOC132851575, translating into MSCGRGRGHRGHHVHHEHHEHHGHRGHHGHGHHEHHELHGHCGHHGHGHHEHHGHFGPLQPQVVICGPTQTTTTTFKIPAKVSKPIMQPSIPYLGPIAGGLKPGTRFHVEGTVHPNAKEFQINFKTGVNTADDVAFHFNPRIGQYVYMNIFKNGKWQKEELGPDKPFTRGASFKLLFLVNTDFYEVYVNGQPLYKFKHRIPFESVTTLGIVGDVIIHWMGFEKWTSPYLFKESKVILMGCGGWTFIPLQISYPISNPVLPYVGEIPGGVKQDRAVVFQGTVSADANWFVINFKAGPSDGDDIAFHYNPRFGDLTTMNSFRNGNWEMEEKTDHNPFTKGGAFIILVIINSEGYEVFVNGLGHCTFKHRIPLEKVSTINVHGDISLLVWGFIDGWSTTSSSKELKKITSTQSSTSSFKSAHLEISYPVISPALPYVSQVPGRLHQDRAIFLQGTVLADARSFTINFKTGPSDGDDIAFHYNPCIGNYTALNSFRKGNWDKQENAPDKPFTKGGNFQIIVAFNSEGYEVYVNGLRHCTFKHRIPLEKVSTLEIRGDISQLIWGFIDGWSTSSFFIELQKMPITQSVTTMFGSTPFQISQPIRNPTFPYVGKIPGGIKQDMAVFFQGTLLPDAKTFAINFKTGPSAGDDIAFHFNPRIGDFTALNSLSNGNWDKQEIAPDQPFTMGGDFQMIVAFNSEGYEVYVNGLRHCVFKHRVPLEKVSTIEIPGGLSKLMFGFLYGWSTSSFFMELQKIPVPQSVSIMLGSTPFQIPQPISNPAVPYLCKIPGGSKTNMALFLQGTVLPDGKRFTIDFSVDKDIAFHYKPQMGQHTILNSFRNGNWDKEEMAPDKPFTKGGAFQVIVGFSSEEYLVMVNGLRHCTFKHRIPLEKVSEIFVHGDVAIQLIGFVENWRIA; encoded by the exons ATGAGTTGTGGACGAGGAAGGGGTCATCGTGGCCACCATGTCCATCATGAGCATCATGAACACCATGGACACCGTGGCCACCATGGCCACGGCCATCATGAGCATCATGAACTCCATGGACACTGTGGCCACCATGGCCACGGCCATCATGAGCATCATGGACACTTTGGACCCCTCCAACCTCAGGTTGTGATTTGT GGCCCGACACAAACAACCACAACCACCTTTAAGATTCCAGCTAAGGTTTCAAAACCAATCATGCAGCCT AGCATTCCCTATCTCGGACCAATAGCTGGAGGTTTAAAACCAGGGACTCGATTTCATGTCGAAGGAACTGTTCACCCTAATGCCAAAGA GTTTCAAATTAACTTCAAAACAGGGGTAAACACTGCCGATGATGTCGCCTTTCATTTCAACCCCCGGATCGGTCAATATGTTTACATGAACATCTTCAAAAATGGGAAATGGCAGAAGGAGGAATTGGGTCCTGATAAGCCCTTTACTAGAGGAGCATCCTTTAAATTACTGTTTCTCGTTAATACGGATTTCTATGAG GTCTATGTGAATGGACAGCCTCTCTACAAATTCAAACACCGAATTCCTTTCGAGAGCGTTACTACACTTGGAATAGTCGGAGATGTTATAATACACTGGATGGGTTTTGAA aaATGGACAAGTCCTTATTTGTTCAAAGAGAGCAAAGTCATACTAATGGGATGTGGAGGCTGGACATTTATTCCATTACAGATTTCCTACCCAATCAGTAACCCA GTACTTCCCTATGTGGGTGAAATCCCAGGAGGGGTAAAACAAGACAGAGCTGTAGTTTTTCAAGGGACTGTTTCTGCAGATGCAAACTG GTTTGTAATAAATTTCAAAGCAGGTCCATCTGATGGTGATGACATTGCTTTTCATTACAACCCTCGCTTTGGTGATCTTACCACCATGAACAGCTTCAGAAACGGAAACTGGGAGATGGAGGAAAAAACTGACCATAATCCTTTCACCAAGGGAGGAGCCTTCATAATTCTTGTAATCATCAATTCCGAGGGCTATGAG GTCTTTGTGAACGGTTTAGGACATTGCACCTTCAAGCACCGCATTCCCCTGGAGAAAGTGTCTACTATTAACGTTCATGGAGACATTTCCCTCCTCGTCTGGGGTTTCATTGAT gGCTGGAGTACTACTTCATCCTCAAAGGAGCTCAAGAAAATCACAAGCACACAGAGCTCAACCTCGAGTTTCAAATCCGCACATTTAGAGATTTCATATCCAGTCATTAGCCCT GCACTTCCCTATGTGAGTCAAGTACCTGGACGGTTACATCAAGACAGGGCTATTTTCCTCCAAGGCACAGTTCTTGCGGATGCTAGAAG ctttaCTATAAATTTCAAGACAGGGCCTTCTGATGGTGATGACATCGCTTTTCATTACAATCCTTGCATTGGTAATTATACAGCCCTGAACAGCTTCAGAAAAGGAAACTGGGATAAACAGGAAAATGCACCTGATAAACCATTTACCAAGGGAGGAAACTTCCAAATTATTGTAGCCTTCAACTCTGAGGGTTACgag GTCTATGTGAATGGTTTAAGACACTGCACATTCAAGCACCGAATTCCTCTAGAGAAAGTTTCAACACTTGAAATCCGGGGTGATATTTCACAACTCATATGGGGTTTTATAGAT GGCTGGAGTACTTCTTCATTCTTTATAGAACTTCAGAAAATGCCAATCACACAGAGTGTAACCACAATGTTTGGATCCACACCTTTCCAGATTTCACAACCAATCAGAAACCCA ACATTTCCCTATGTGGGTAAAATCCCAGGAGGGATTAAACAAGATATGGCTGTATTCTTCCAAGGGACTCTTCTTCCAGATGCCAAAAC CTTTGCAATAAATTTCAAAACGGGGCCGTCTGCTGGTGATGACATCGCTTTTCATTTCAATCCTCGCATTGGTGATTTTACCGCCCTGAACAGCTTGAGTAATGGAAACTGGGATAAACAGGAAATTGCACCTGATCAGCCCTTTACCATGGGAGGAGACTTCCAAATGATTGTAGCCTTCAACTCTGAGGGTTACGAG GTCTATGTGAATGGATTAAGGCATTGTGTGTTTAAGCATCGCGTACCTTTAGAGAAAGTTTCAACAATTGAAATCCCTGGAGGTCTTTCCAAGCTCATGTTTGGCtttttatat GGCTGGAGTACTTCTTCATTCTTTATGGAACTTCAGAAAATCCCAGTCCCACAGAGTGTATCCATAATGCTTGGATCCACACCTTTCCAGATTCCACAACCAATCAGTAACCCA GCAGTTCCCTATCTGTGTAAAATACCAGGAGGGAGTAAAACAAATATGGCTTTATTCTTACAAGGGACTGTTCTTCCAGATGGCAAGCG ATTTACAATAGATTTCTCTGTTGACAAAGACATCGCTTTTCATTACAAACCTCAAATGGGTCAACATACCATTCTGAACAGCTTTAGAAATGGAAACTGGGATAAAGAGGAAATGGCACCTGATAAACCCTTCACCAAGGGAGGAGCCTTCCAAGTGATTGTAGGCTTCAGCTCTGAGGAATatctg GTTATGGTGAACGGATTACGCCACTGCACATTTAAGCATCGCATTCCTTTAGAGAAAGTTTCTGAAATTTTTGTTCACGGAGACGTTGCCATTCAGCTCATTGGTTTTGTTGAA aacTGGAGAATTGCATAA